DNA sequence from the Actinomycetota bacterium genome:
GACCTTCATCCCAGACGACGTCGTTGTGGACGTGCAGCACGGAGAGAACCTCCTGCGCGCGGCCATGATGGCCGACGTCCAAGTGACGGCGACCTGTGGCGGCGACGGGACCTGCGGCAAGTGCCGGATGATCGTGGAACAGGGAGAGGCGCAGTCGTCTTCTTCGGCACGCTTGACTAACGAGCAGGTCGCAGGCGGGTACGTCCTCGGATGCACGACCGAAGTCACCGGCGACCTCATCGTGCGAATCCCCCCGGAGGCCCGACCGGGTGTCGCTCCGTCCCGTGCACGCTCACGCCGAACCGTCGCAGCGTTGCTGACCGCCGAGGAGCACGCCGCGCGGGTGCCCTCGACGAAATCCGACCCACCCGCGCGCAAGCTCTACATCGAACTCCCGCGCCCGAACCTCAGCGACAACGCCGACAGCGTCAGCCGACTTCAGATCGCCCTGCGTCGCGCGTACCGCCTGGGCGACACGGTCTGCTCTCTGGAGACGATCAGGCAGACTTCGCAGGCGATGCGCGATGGCGACTGGAACGTCACCGCACTCGTCGTCGAGCCGCACCGCGGCATACCGATCATCGCCGGCGTCGAACCGGGTGACACGACAGCATGTCAGTACGCTGTCGCAGTCGACATCGGCACGACCACCGTGGAAGTCGCGCTCGTCGACATGGCGGCAGAAACCGTCCGGGCGCAGTGTTCCGAGTACAACCGCCAGGTGAAACTGGGCGATGACGTGATAACGCGGATAATCGCAAGCAGCTCCCCGGAGGGCTTGGTCGAGCTGCAAGACCTGGTTGCGGAGACGGTCACACACCTGGTCAACCAGGTGTGTGAGGAAGCCGACGTCCCCGTCGAGCAGCTGAGCGCGTATGTAGTCGCCGGCAACACGGTAATGACGCATCTGCTCTACGGCGTGTCGCCCGCGAGCATTCGTGGCGAACCCTACGTCCCGGTCGCCACGACCTTCCCGCTCGTGCCGGCGACCCGACTCGGCCTGCCGGGCGGTCCCGCCACACTCGTCATCGCGATGCCC
Encoded proteins:
- a CDS encoding ASKHA domain-containing protein, which gives rise to MPRVTFIPDDVVVDVQHGENLLRAAMMADVQVTATCGGDGTCGKCRMIVEQGEAQSSSSARLTNEQVAGGYVLGCTTEVTGDLIVRIPPEARPGVAPSRARSRRTVAALLTAEEHAARVPSTKSDPPARKLYIELPRPNLSDNADSVSRLQIALRRAYRLGDTVCSLETIRQTSQAMRDGDWNVTALVVEPHRGIPIIAGVEPGDTTACQYAVAVDIGTTTVEVALVDMAAETVRAQCSEYNRQVKLGDDVITRIIASSSPEGLVELQDLVAETVTHLVNQVCEEADVPVEQLSAYVVAGNTVMTHLLYGVSPASIRGEPYVPVATTFPLVPATRLGLPGGPATLVIAMPCPASWLGGDIVAGVLAAGIPWTDHLTLFVDIGTNGEIVLADRDWLIACSCSAGPAFEGAGILHGMRAAEGAIEQVRIDSETLEPAILTIGSVKPLGICGSGLIDCVSELFLTGALERNGRFASRTESFSRMQVGERGPEYVLVRAEDSGTGSAIVLTETDIESLMRAKAAIHAGISVLAECVDVDIEQVEEVIVAGGFGHYLDLERVMALGMLPELPVERFAFIGNGSLLGARRVATSSEMLRKAHKISEMMTYVELSVNAGFMDQYVSSLFLPHTDLTRFPRSQELLEERSAIKGAS